In the genome of Mucisphaera calidilacus, one region contains:
- a CDS encoding DUF642 domain-containing protein, whose amino-acid sequence MRAPVLCLMTLIYAVLFAAPTRGNIVENPSFELSPRFDRFTGWVSKDVERMGPYIDSADGYQSVDLAKRESGWIEQVLITEPDAHYTLSFALSANIYEHREVTRRVQVTWGTADLGIFTWNQLGEEAPREARFERYTFLNLRAASVLTLLRFEDLSDTSGYGMVLDDVRVTLQPEGLLIAPVPGSLACGIAIVSLFAVRRPS is encoded by the coding sequence ATGCGAGCGCCCGTTCTGTGCCTGATGACCCTGATCTACGCGGTGCTGTTTGCTGCGCCGACAAGGGGCAACATCGTCGAGAACCCGAGCTTTGAGTTGAGCCCGCGTTTCGACCGCTTCACCGGCTGGGTCAGCAAGGACGTCGAGCGGATGGGGCCCTACATCGACTCGGCCGACGGTTACCAGAGCGTGGATCTGGCCAAGCGCGAATCGGGTTGGATCGAGCAGGTGTTGATCACCGAGCCGGACGCTCACTACACGCTCTCGTTCGCCCTCTCCGCGAACATCTACGAGCATCGAGAGGTCACACGCCGTGTGCAGGTCACCTGGGGCACGGCCGACCTGGGCATCTTCACGTGGAACCAGCTTGGTGAGGAGGCGCCCCGTGAGGCACGCTTTGAACGCTACACCTTCCTGAACCTCCGCGCGGCCAGCGTGCTGACCCTGCTGCGATTCGAGGATCTTTCCGACACCAGCGGCTACGGCATGGTGCTGGACGACGTCCGTGTCACGCTCCAGCCCGAGGGCCTGCTGATCGCCCCCGTGCCCGGTTCACTTGCCTGCGGGATTGCGATCGTCAGCCTCTTTGCGGTACGGCGTCCGTCCTGA
- a CDS encoding pyridoxal phosphate-dependent aminotransferase, giving the protein MFDVEQVLASRVHKIDASGIRRVFDLAAKLENPINLSIGQPHFDVPDAVKDAAASAIREGFNKYTQTQGIADLIAQVSDRAAKQFPDTLGNGRGSLKDETSTLITSGVSGGLMLLLLACCEPGDDVLMPDPYFVMYRHLVTLAGGNPVYVDTYPDFQLTAERVERAITPRTKLLLFSSPSNPTGVVLTDTNARELASLAEDKRLLLASDEIYDRFCYDGPCPSVASHTDRVILLRGFSKTYAMTGWRLGYAIGPRPLVEQMTKLQQYSFVCAPSMTQVAGLTALDLDIDGYVHEYAQRRDQVVETLGGAGFEITRPDGAFYAFVSVPEHLGITGTTFAERAVERGVLIIPGSVFSQRDTHFRLSYAVAEEQLEAGLKVLTSLADHGS; this is encoded by the coding sequence GTGTTCGATGTTGAGCAGGTCCTCGCCTCACGAGTCCACAAGATCGACGCCTCGGGCATAAGGCGGGTCTTCGACCTCGCCGCCAAGCTCGAGAACCCTATCAATCTGTCGATCGGCCAGCCGCATTTCGACGTCCCCGACGCCGTCAAGGACGCCGCCGCCAGTGCCATTCGCGAGGGGTTCAACAAGTACACCCAGACGCAGGGGATCGCCGACCTCATCGCCCAAGTGAGCGACCGAGCCGCGAAGCAGTTTCCAGACACGCTTGGCAACGGGAGGGGATCGCTCAAGGATGAAACCAGCACGCTGATCACCTCGGGTGTTTCTGGCGGGCTGATGCTCCTGCTGCTTGCGTGCTGCGAGCCGGGTGACGATGTGCTCATGCCGGACCCGTATTTCGTCATGTACCGCCACCTGGTCACCCTCGCGGGCGGCAACCCCGTCTATGTCGACACCTATCCCGACTTCCAGCTCACGGCTGAGCGCGTCGAGCGGGCGATCACACCCCGCACCAAGCTCCTGCTCTTCAGCTCGCCGTCCAACCCCACCGGTGTCGTGCTGACCGACACGAACGCTCGTGAACTGGCAAGCCTCGCTGAAGACAAGAGGCTTCTGCTCGCCTCCGACGAGATCTACGATCGCTTCTGCTACGACGGTCCGTGCCCCTCGGTCGCCAGCCACACCGACCGCGTCATTCTTCTCCGCGGCTTCTCCAAGACCTACGCCATGACGGGCTGGCGTCTGGGCTACGCCATCGGGCCGCGGCCTCTCGTCGAACAGATGACCAAGCTCCAGCAGTACTCCTTCGTGTGCGCCCCCTCCATGACGCAGGTGGCGGGCTTGACCGCGCTCGATCTCGATATTGACGGCTACGTCCATGAATATGCACAGCGACGCGATCAGGTGGTCGAAACGCTCGGCGGAGCGGGATTCGAGATAACACGCCCCGACGGGGCTTTCTACGCCTTTGTGAGCGTTCCTGAACACCTGGGCATCACCGGAACCACCTTCGCAGAACGTGCCGTTGAGCGAGGCGTGCTGATCATCCCCGGTTCGGTTTTCTCGCAGCGGGACACACACTTTCGACTCAGCTATGCCGTCGCGGAGGAGCAGCTCGAGGCAGGTCTCAAGGTGCTGACAAGCCTGGCGGATCACGGCTCCTGA
- the pheA gene encoding prephenate dehydratase has protein sequence MTDSLDAQNDSRALEEGLAPLREQIDGLDRELVELLNRRAEVVVEVGKLKRDKGGAIYAPDREQRVLERVRALNEGRLLPDTCIEAIWREMMSGSFALERPLRIGYLGPPGTFSHLAARRKFGASVEYDNLADIPLIFEAVDRGDIDYGLVPIENSTEGFVTPSLDGLMNTRSRVCAEVLLPIHNNLLANCDAPDIKVIYSHPQPLAQCRRWLSAQFPQVPRVATTSTSKAAEQAAEEPGAAAIGTTLAAQIYGLAIQFENIEDSGENTTRFYVMARQETGPTGDDKTAIYFTTKHRSGALADVLDVFRDEGINLTHIDKRPSQRKNWDYVFFVDLLGHISDPHVSKALSEAAEHCLELRVLGSFPRATQPL, from the coding sequence ATGACGGATTCACTAGATGCACAGAATGACAGTCGCGCGTTGGAAGAGGGTCTTGCGCCACTACGCGAGCAAATTGACGGGCTGGACCGGGAACTGGTCGAGCTGCTCAATCGGCGAGCCGAGGTGGTCGTCGAGGTGGGCAAGCTCAAACGCGACAAGGGGGGGGCGATTTACGCGCCGGATCGCGAGCAGCGCGTGCTGGAGCGTGTGCGTGCTCTGAACGAGGGGCGACTGCTGCCGGATACCTGCATCGAGGCGATCTGGCGCGAGATGATGTCGGGCAGCTTCGCACTGGAGCGGCCGCTGCGGATCGGCTACCTCGGGCCACCCGGGACGTTCAGCCACCTCGCGGCTCGCCGCAAGTTCGGAGCCTCCGTGGAATACGACAACCTCGCGGACATCCCCCTGATCTTCGAGGCGGTGGACCGAGGCGACATCGATTACGGGCTGGTGCCGATCGAGAACTCAACAGAGGGATTCGTCACGCCCTCGCTCGACGGCCTGATGAACACCCGGTCGCGGGTGTGCGCGGAGGTCTTGCTGCCCATCCACAACAATCTGCTCGCGAACTGTGATGCGCCAGACATCAAGGTCATCTACTCGCACCCCCAGCCCCTGGCGCAGTGTCGACGCTGGCTCAGTGCGCAGTTCCCGCAGGTGCCGCGTGTCGCCACAACGTCAACGAGCAAGGCGGCGGAGCAGGCGGCCGAGGAGCCGGGAGCTGCGGCGATCGGCACAACGCTGGCGGCCCAGATCTATGGCCTGGCGATCCAGTTTGAGAACATCGAAGACTCGGGCGAGAACACGACACGCTTCTACGTCATGGCTCGGCAGGAGACAGGGCCGACCGGCGACGACAAGACCGCCATCTACTTCACTACCAAGCACCGCTCGGGTGCGCTGGCGGACGTGCTCGACGTCTTCCGCGACGAGGGGATCAACCTGACGCACATCGACAAGCGACCCAGCCAGCGGAAGAACTGGGACTACGTCTTTTTTGTCGACCTGCTCGGGCATATCAGCGATCCGCACGTCTCCAAGGCATTGTCCGAGGCTGCGGAGCACTGTTTGGAGCTTCGGGTACTCGGCTCGTTCCCGCGAGCGACGCAGCCCCTGTAG
- a CDS encoding small basic protein, giving the protein MSLDRSLRSASGLSRHRNVLTRAERVAKMAAAGKFDMEKDNPVGLPKLANRKLVTGKSSKKKKTDEAEEK; this is encoded by the coding sequence ATGAGCCTTGACCGCAGCCTCCGCTCCGCCTCGGGCCTGTCCCGCCACCGCAACGTCCTCACGCGTGCCGAACGCGTCGCCAAGATGGCCGCTGCCGGCAAGTTCGATATGGAGAAGGACAACCCCGTCGGCCTGCCCAAGCTGGCCAACCGCAAGCTTGTCACGGGCAAGAGCAGCAAGAAGAAGAAGACGGACGAGGCCGAAGAGAAGTAA
- the nadC gene encoding carboxylating nicotinate-nucleotide diphosphorylase — protein sequence MTPPDLNPFIPDEHLRTLLTLAREEDLGPRQRQHDITSELVIPADAEATVAVVAREPGTLAGLATLDTLLHVFDADLQQTRHAQDASTVRAGDPVLTLSGNLRTLLAVERPLLNLLSHLSGIATETARLCGLIEETNARLCDTRKTIPGWRGLDKYAVVCGGGTSHRRGLYDAVLIKDNHIADVPDDRLTRLLRGWIDTARSAFPDLMFFEIEIDRLAQLPPVLEARPDIVLLDNMAPDTLREAVALRDRLAPDVRLEASGGITEQTLRSVAETGVDRISVGALTHTVRALDLGVDRSRG from the coding sequence GTGACCCCGCCCGACCTCAACCCGTTCATCCCCGACGAGCACCTGCGTACCCTGCTCACCCTCGCACGCGAGGAGGACCTCGGCCCGCGTCAACGCCAGCACGACATCACCTCCGAACTCGTGATCCCCGCCGACGCCGAGGCCACCGTTGCTGTGGTCGCCAGGGAGCCCGGGACCCTCGCGGGCCTGGCCACACTCGACACGCTGCTTCATGTCTTCGATGCCGACCTGCAACAGACCCGCCACGCCCAAGACGCGTCGACCGTCAGAGCTGGGGACCCGGTCCTCACACTCTCCGGCAACCTCCGAACACTCCTCGCGGTTGAACGACCGCTGCTCAACCTCCTCAGCCACCTCTCGGGTATCGCCACGGAGACGGCACGTCTCTGCGGTCTGATCGAAGAGACCAACGCAAGGCTCTGCGACACCCGCAAGACCATTCCCGGCTGGCGTGGACTCGATAAATACGCCGTTGTCTGCGGCGGAGGGACCTCACACCGCAGGGGTCTTTACGACGCTGTCCTCATCAAGGACAACCACATCGCCGACGTGCCCGACGACCGGTTGACGCGCCTCCTGCGTGGCTGGATCGACACCGCGCGATCGGCTTTTCCCGACCTGATGTTCTTCGAGATCGAGATCGACCGCCTGGCGCAGCTCCCGCCTGTCCTCGAAGCTCGGCCCGACATTGTGCTCCTCGACAACATGGCTCCGGATACGCTCCGCGAGGCCGTGGCGCTGCGTGACCGGCTCGCACCCGATGTCCGGCTTGAGGCCTCAGGCGGCATCACCGAACAGACCCTCCGCTCGGTCGCAGAGACGGGCGTCGACCGCATCTCTGTCGGCGCGCTGACCCATACCGTCCGGGCCCTTGATCTTGGTGTCGATCGGAGTCGGGGATGA
- a CDS encoding biotin--[acetyl-CoA-carboxylase] ligase has translation MTVRHTTRLLRELLRPNTSWSLDELRSATSLTPAQLLASLDSLRAAGCIIDQRGPDRISLAVTGLAGWSDYLGDMLTEADWPTPGPHIEIYRRTASTQDALRRLIHATPADTARHAVALADAQDAGRGRPGRSWVSEPGEALLMSVAWPLPDNDPVEAMPTRACLAIAEVVRVLPVRGRVAIAWPNDVLIDQRKLAGVLVERTTDKLNRPWAIAGMGVNVHAHPEISPASRADQTLRRPVALADAGIRIDRLHLAHLILDRLVVLALCSKQELAVRWRNLAADLGKTITLRTDSRNITGEVVDLDLTEGLILRDSLGQHHALHAAQTTRALD, from the coding sequence ATGACTGTACGTCACACCACCCGTCTGCTCCGGGAACTTCTGCGGCCCAACACATCGTGGTCACTCGACGAGCTCCGTTCCGCTACAAGTCTGACCCCCGCACAGCTGCTCGCTTCACTCGACAGCCTGCGAGCTGCGGGCTGCATCATCGATCAACGCGGGCCCGACCGCATCAGCCTCGCTGTCACCGGGCTCGCCGGCTGGTCGGATTACCTCGGCGACATGCTCACCGAGGCGGACTGGCCTACCCCCGGGCCCCACATCGAGATCTACCGTCGGACGGCCAGTACCCAAGACGCCCTTCGCCGACTGATCCACGCCACGCCCGCCGATACGGCGCGTCACGCGGTTGCTCTCGCTGATGCTCAGGACGCGGGTCGAGGCCGCCCGGGGCGCTCGTGGGTCTCGGAACCCGGCGAGGCTCTGCTCATGTCCGTGGCCTGGCCGCTTCCCGACAACGACCCGGTCGAGGCGATGCCCACGCGTGCCTGTCTGGCGATCGCCGAGGTCGTTCGTGTGCTGCCTGTCAGGGGCCGCGTGGCGATCGCCTGGCCCAACGATGTCCTGATCGATCAACGCAAGTTAGCCGGCGTGCTCGTCGAACGAACGACCGACAAGCTCAACCGGCCTTGGGCGATCGCCGGTATGGGGGTCAACGTGCATGCCCACCCCGAGATATCACCAGCGTCGCGTGCCGATCAAACACTTCGTCGCCCTGTCGCCTTGGCCGATGCGGGGATCCGCATCGACCGGCTTCACCTCGCTCATCTCATTCTCGACCGACTCGTTGTGCTCGCCCTCTGCTCAAAACAGGAGCTCGCCGTACGCTGGCGCAATCTCGCCGCCGACCTTGGCAAGACCATCACGCTGCGCACCGACAGCAGGAACATAACCGGCGAGGTCGTCGATCTGGACCTTACCGAGGGACTCATTCTCCGCGACTCGCTGGGGCAGCATCACGCACTCCATGCGGCGCAGACCACGCGTGCGCTCGACTGA
- a CDS encoding NAD(P)(+) transhydrogenase (Re/Si-specific) subunit beta → MLALLAQAAESQASSDNPAAGASTLENLFETTIAVFSRGDALARPEELINNLQALSVVWALVFMVLGVTCLLNGFKFYKVMTIGIALLLGMFFGYWVGAFVKAPYAVAGCLGLIAAVTAAPLMKYAVALFGGLCGAFLGANIWSGLTLAINDANGMQLPEAHWVGALMGLIICGMLAFIVFDTSIMMFTAVAGATLAVIGGLALVMSFEPWRETIANSLVESNITIPLLVTVPAVIGIISQINTPPAPAAKG, encoded by the coding sequence ATGCTGGCGCTACTCGCACAAGCCGCTGAATCTCAGGCCTCTTCCGACAACCCGGCCGCTGGTGCAAGCACGCTCGAAAACCTCTTCGAGACCACCATCGCCGTCTTCTCACGCGGTGATGCGCTCGCCCGTCCCGAGGAGCTCATCAACAACCTGCAGGCGCTCTCCGTGGTCTGGGCCCTCGTGTTCATGGTGCTGGGCGTCACGTGCCTGCTCAACGGTTTCAAGTTCTACAAAGTCATGACCATCGGCATCGCGTTGCTGCTGGGCATGTTCTTTGGCTACTGGGTTGGTGCCTTTGTCAAGGCTCCTTACGCGGTCGCCGGCTGCCTGGGCCTCATCGCGGCCGTCACCGCCGCTCCGCTGATGAAGTACGCGGTCGCGCTCTTCGGCGGTCTCTGCGGCGCCTTTCTCGGGGCTAATATCTGGTCAGGGCTCACGCTTGCCATCAACGATGCCAATGGCATGCAACTGCCCGAGGCGCACTGGGTCGGCGCCCTGATGGGCCTGATCATCTGCGGCATGCTGGCGTTCATCGTCTTTGATACGTCGATCATGATGTTCACAGCCGTCGCCGGCGCGACGCTCGCTGTGATCGGCGGCCTCGCCCTGGTGATGAGCTTCGAGCCCTGGCGTGAGACGATCGCCAATTCGCTTGTCGAGTCCAACATCACCATCCCTCTGCTCGTCACTGTACCCGCGGTGATCGGCATCATCTCACAGATCAATACGCCGCCTGCACCCGCTGCCAAGGGCTGA
- the acpS gene encoding holo-ACP synthase has translation MTSGQRPEQPAEPATIDTPGVIAHGVDITEVSRIRSLIEEHGDRFLNRCFTAEEAAYGKDSRRYAEHLAARYAAKEAVLKALGTGLADGIAWTDIEVTRAATGQPGVILRGRAAQIAQQLGIGRWSISLTHTESLAMASAIAIRTDAVPQRG, from the coding sequence ATGACCTCAGGGCAGAGACCGGAACAACCAGCCGAGCCAGCAACGATCGACACGCCGGGCGTCATCGCCCATGGCGTGGATATCACCGAGGTATCCCGGATCCGATCGCTGATTGAAGAACACGGCGACAGATTCCTGAACCGCTGTTTTACCGCCGAGGAAGCGGCTTACGGTAAGGACTCAAGACGCTACGCCGAGCACCTTGCCGCCCGCTACGCCGCGAAAGAGGCGGTACTCAAGGCATTGGGCACGGGGCTGGCCGATGGCATTGCCTGGACCGACATCGAGGTGACGCGGGCAGCCACCGGGCAGCCGGGTGTGATACTTCGGGGAAGGGCGGCCCAGATCGCTCAGCAGCTGGGGATCGGCCGATGGTCCATCTCGCTGACCCACACCGAGTCGCTTGCCATGGCGTCTGCGATCGCCATCAGGACGGACGCCGTACCGCAAAGAGGCTGA
- a CDS encoding HAD family hydrolase has protein sequence MDTRRLVSLFLLITTLALCACQAQTSRSGSEALPSWTDGPTRDAIIDFVEAVTNTSSPDYVPAADRIAVFDNDGNLWSEQPLYFQLIFAIDRIKEIAPEHPEWRSTEPFASILRDDLPTALAGGEEAILQIVAASHGNLTTDEFRDAVEAWLETARHPTTGAPYTRMVYQPQLELLDYLRAHGFSTWIVSGGGVDFMRPWTEAVYGIPPQQVIGSRMKITFEVKDGKPTLFRHLEIDFIDDKAGKPVGIHQQIGKRPILASGNSDGDLQMLQYTHAGPTRTLCLYLHHTDGEREWVYDRDSHIGRLDQGLDEARINGWTVINMKEDWLTVFPSDE, from the coding sequence ATGGACACACGGCGACTCGTCTCACTCTTCCTGCTCATCACCACGCTCGCCCTCTGCGCCTGCCAGGCTCAGACATCCCGCTCGGGTTCAGAGGCTCTGCCTTCCTGGACGGACGGGCCGACCCGCGACGCGATCATCGACTTCGTCGAAGCGGTCACCAATACGTCCAGCCCGGACTACGTTCCCGCCGCCGACCGCATCGCCGTGTTCGACAACGACGGCAACCTCTGGTCCGAACAACCTCTCTACTTCCAGCTCATTTTCGCCATCGACCGAATCAAGGAAATTGCTCCCGAGCACCCGGAGTGGCGGAGCACCGAGCCGTTTGCCTCCATCCTCAGAGACGATCTGCCGACAGCACTAGCAGGAGGCGAAGAAGCCATCCTCCAGATCGTCGCGGCCTCTCATGGCAACTTGACCACCGATGAATTCCGTGACGCCGTCGAGGCCTGGCTCGAGACCGCACGTCACCCCACGACCGGAGCGCCTTACACGCGGATGGTCTACCAGCCTCAGCTCGAGTTGCTGGATTATCTCCGAGCTCATGGCTTTTCGACCTGGATCGTCTCGGGCGGCGGTGTTGACTTCATGCGTCCCTGGACCGAGGCGGTGTATGGCATCCCGCCTCAGCAGGTCATCGGCAGCCGTATGAAGATCACCTTCGAGGTAAAGGATGGCAAGCCCACTCTATTTCGGCATCTCGAGATCGACTTCATCGACGACAAGGCGGGCAAGCCCGTCGGTATTCACCAGCAGATCGGTAAGCGCCCCATCCTCGCATCGGGCAATTCTGATGGCGACCTCCAGATGCTCCAGTACACCCACGCGGGTCCCACGCGAACGCTGTGTCTCTATCTGCATCACACCGACGGCGAACGCGAATGGGTTTACGATCGCGACTCACACATCGGCAGACTCGATCAAGGTCTCGATGAGGCCAGAATCAACGGCTGGACGGTCATCAATATGAAAGAGGATTGGCTCACTGTTTTTCCGTCTGATGAATAG
- a CDS encoding ASCH domain-containing protein, whose translation MPAHLAIIRKPYLELILEGRKRVECRLTRHRIPPWQAIEPGDAVLLKQSSGPIRGIAMTREVFARELGPGDLAAIRRRFNHAIHAGPDFWAQRAEHRYLTLVTLCDVAPLAYPDSPARSSGRAWITLSEEQLLAKRITVTAGAIRNSYLRVPASCQHLMLKEFTLTRPGTPDVRTSLRTGIFRERDWRGFYTRHNIVAGDNLWLVRAAPDHFLIAIPRRETS comes from the coding sequence GTGCCCGCCCACCTCGCCATCATCCGCAAGCCCTACCTCGAGCTGATTCTCGAAGGTCGCAAGCGTGTCGAGTGCCGCCTCACGCGGCACCGTATCCCGCCCTGGCAGGCCATCGAACCGGGTGACGCTGTGCTGCTCAAGCAGTCGTCCGGGCCGATACGCGGAATCGCTATGACGCGTGAGGTTTTCGCTCGTGAACTCGGTCCGGGTGACCTCGCCGCCATCCGACGCCGATTTAACCACGCCATCCACGCCGGTCCCGACTTCTGGGCGCAGCGGGCTGAGCACCGGTACCTGACGCTCGTCACGCTATGCGACGTGGCGCCCCTCGCCTACCCCGACTCGCCCGCCCGATCCTCCGGCCGCGCCTGGATCACGCTCTCAGAGGAACAACTGCTCGCCAAACGCATCACCGTCACCGCGGGTGCCATCCGCAACAGCTACCTGCGCGTGCCCGCCTCCTGCCAGCACCTCATGCTCAAGGAATTCACCCTGACACGCCCGGGAACGCCGGATGTGCGCACGTCACTGCGCACGGGAATCTTCCGCGAACGTGACTGGCGAGGTTTTTATACGCGACACAATATCGTTGCCGGAGATAATCTCTGGCTGGTGAGAGCCGCACCCGACCACTTCCTCATCGCCATACCACGCAGGGAAACATCGTGA
- a CDS encoding alkaline phosphatase D family protein, giving the protein MRSAVTLIFILTLALTGCSGMPGAETTPESPPAVVDETVTPGPPQEPEQASETAEQPEASSTPVPVVESPAEPTPEPEATSPTPQQSPSNPMGEIDPDDHAIGGYRELPSDRPLTRIAFGSCAREDRPQPIWDAVLAQEPQLFIFAGDNVYADTEDMNAMRAAYSELAARPGFRKLKAATPILATWDDHDYGVNDGGKHYAARAESQQVFLDFWGVPADSARREREGVYHSVIAGPVGQRTQIILLDTRYHRDDLELLPANMRRFGRYAEKDDPDATMLGDEQWEWLAEQLRKPAELRIIVSSIQVVAEEHGWERWAELPWQREKLFETIREARAERVIFLSGDRHHGELSVCHSLGDYPALDLTASGLNQAVRREIDERNHHRIGKPVTVNHLGMINIDWAQEDPIVRLRLIDEQQRNRLDHTINTRGLTFPETGDNTRQHEPHHQPPSDP; this is encoded by the coding sequence ATGCGCTCAGCAGTCACGCTCATCTTCATACTGACACTCGCCCTCACGGGGTGCTCGGGCATGCCCGGCGCTGAGACCACTCCCGAGTCGCCGCCGGCGGTGGTCGATGAAACGGTCACACCGGGTCCCCCGCAGGAGCCGGAGCAGGCGTCTGAAACCGCCGAGCAGCCGGAAGCCTCCTCGACACCTGTTCCGGTCGTGGAATCGCCCGCAGAGCCGACACCGGAACCAGAAGCCACTTCACCCACGCCGCAGCAATCCCCTTCGAACCCCATGGGGGAGATCGATCCGGATGACCACGCTATAGGCGGCTACCGCGAGCTTCCGTCCGATCGCCCGCTTACACGGATCGCCTTCGGCTCCTGCGCACGCGAAGACCGCCCCCAGCCCATCTGGGATGCCGTCCTCGCACAGGAGCCACAACTCTTCATCTTCGCCGGCGACAATGTCTATGCCGATACCGAAGACATGAACGCCATGCGAGCCGCGTACTCAGAACTCGCCGCACGCCCGGGCTTCCGCAAACTCAAGGCGGCCACCCCGATCCTCGCCACATGGGATGATCACGACTACGGCGTCAACGACGGCGGCAAGCACTACGCTGCCCGCGCCGAATCTCAGCAGGTCTTCCTCGACTTCTGGGGCGTGCCCGCCGACTCTGCGCGTCGCGAACGCGAGGGCGTCTACCACAGCGTCATTGCCGGCCCTGTCGGACAACGGACGCAGATCATCCTTCTCGACACGCGTTATCACCGCGATGACCTGGAGTTGCTACCCGCCAACATGCGCCGCTTCGGACGCTATGCCGAGAAGGACGATCCCGACGCCACGATGCTGGGGGACGAGCAGTGGGAATGGCTGGCCGAGCAGCTGCGTAAGCCGGCCGAGCTTCGCATCATCGTTTCGTCGATCCAGGTCGTCGCCGAGGAACACGGATGGGAGCGATGGGCCGAGCTGCCATGGCAACGCGAGAAGCTCTTCGAGACCATCCGTGAGGCCCGCGCTGAAAGGGTCATCTTTCTCTCGGGTGATCGGCATCATGGCGAGCTCTCCGTCTGCCACAGCCTCGGCGACTATCCCGCCCTTGACCTGACCGCATCGGGTCTGAATCAGGCTGTCAGACGCGAGATTGACGAGCGCAACCATCACCGCATCGGCAAGCCCGTGACGGTCAATCACCTGGGCATGATCAACATCGACTGGGCGCAGGAAGACCCGATTGTTCGCCTGCGACTGATCGACGAGCAGCAGCGCAACCGACTCGACCACACCATCAACACGCGCGGGCTGACCTTCCCAGAGACCGGGGACAACACCAGGCAGCACGAGCCACACCATCAGCCCCCTTCAGACCCATGA
- a CDS encoding glycosyltransferase family 4 protein yields MRLALVTETYPPEVNGVAMTLQQLAEGMVSRGHEVEVIRPRQGRDDVSRVEGGIEHVTVRGIPLPRYNGLRMGLPSAGVMIRRWRVNPPTVAHVATEGLLGFSALWATHRVNLPVTSAFHTNFHEYFDHYGLSVFRRASVWYLKKFHNACCSTMVPSVPLRDQLASYGFERLSLLGRGVDTDLFHPDRRSNALRSSWGAGPDDLVMVYVGRVAEEKNLPLVIEAYDRVRSEVGDCKLVVVGDGPLLDSLRSDHPEVVFAGTQRGDDLGAHYASGDVFVFGSTTETYGNVIPEAMASGLAVVSFDYAAGQALIREGENGRLAAFDDRDDFIRVLVELCGDRDAVARCRGAARETTLALSWANVHERFEELLMEASEMSWDSGTITRKPTDSRVCGRPSDS; encoded by the coding sequence ATGAGGCTCGCCCTGGTCACCGAGACGTACCCGCCCGAGGTCAACGGCGTCGCGATGACCCTTCAGCAACTCGCTGAGGGGATGGTCAGCCGTGGCCACGAGGTGGAGGTGATCCGCCCGCGTCAGGGGCGCGACGACGTGAGTCGTGTTGAGGGCGGGATCGAGCACGTCACGGTGCGCGGTATCCCGTTGCCCCGCTACAACGGCCTGAGGATGGGGCTGCCCTCGGCGGGCGTGATGATCCGCCGCTGGCGGGTCAACCCGCCGACCGTGGCGCACGTGGCTACAGAAGGGCTGCTGGGTTTTTCGGCCTTGTGGGCTACTCATCGGGTGAACCTGCCGGTAACCTCGGCCTTCCACACCAACTTCCACGAGTACTTCGATCACTACGGCCTGAGCGTGTTCCGCAGGGCATCGGTGTGGTACCTGAAGAAGTTCCACAACGCGTGCTGCTCGACCATGGTGCCGTCGGTGCCTCTTCGCGATCAGCTGGCGTCGTACGGCTTCGAGCGCCTGTCGCTCCTGGGCCGAGGCGTTGATACGGATCTCTTTCACCCGGACCGCCGATCGAACGCGTTACGGTCGTCGTGGGGAGCCGGGCCCGATGATCTGGTAATGGTCTACGTCGGCCGGGTCGCCGAGGAGAAAAACCTGCCGCTCGTCATCGAGGCCTATGACCGGGTGCGCAGCGAGGTCGGGGATTGCAAGCTCGTGGTGGTCGGCGACGGCCCGCTGCTCGATTCGCTCAGGTCGGACCACCCCGAGGTGGTCTTTGCCGGAACGCAACGCGGCGATGATCTGGGAGCGCACTACGCCTCCGGTGACGTCTTTGTCTTCGGGAGCACAACCGAGACCTACGGCAACGTGATCCCCGAGGCGATGGCGAGCGGTCTTGCCGTTGTCTCGTTTGATTACGCGGCGGGGCAGGCTCTGATCCGTGAAGGCGAGAACGGCCGACTGGCGGCCTTTGATGACCGCGACGACTTCATCCGAGTCCTCGTTGAACTGTGCGGCGATCGCGACGCGGTAGCGCGGTGTCGTGGCGCGGCGAGGGAGACGACACTGGCGCTGTCCTGGGCCAACGTCCACGAGCGGTTTGAAGAACTGCTCATGGAAGCGAGTGAGATGTCGTGGGACAGCGGAACAATCACACGCAAGCCGACGGACAGCCGGGTTTGCGGCCGCCCGTCGGATTCTTAA